A section of the Dehalobacter sp. DCM genome encodes:
- the atpG gene encoding ATP synthase F1 subunit gamma gives MAGVRDIRRRIRSVANMQQITKAMKMVAAAKLRKSQEKVIASRPYAKQLQSVLSRLVQNQADAKHPLLEKRPVKKIGYILVTSDRGLCGGFNANLNRTTKGLLEEQTDVPVGLVAVGRKGYDFFTRRHAEIISQFIGLGDSPNYSQAKDIAKDVIGLYTNGELDEVYLIYSKFISVLTQEPTVTKLLPIEPSAEKANGSYLFEPEPQQMLERLLPSYIESQIFTALLESKASEMGAKMTAMDSATENAKEMISKLTLAMNRARQAAITKEITEIVGGAAALE, from the coding sequence TGCGGCTAAATTACGGAAGTCTCAGGAAAAAGTCATCGCTTCCCGCCCCTATGCGAAACAGCTGCAAAGCGTTCTGTCCCGTCTCGTTCAGAACCAAGCGGACGCAAAACATCCGCTTCTGGAAAAACGTCCGGTGAAGAAAATCGGATACATTCTGGTAACTTCGGACCGTGGTCTTTGCGGTGGCTTTAATGCTAACTTAAATCGTACGACCAAAGGATTGCTTGAAGAACAGACGGACGTTCCAGTCGGTTTGGTAGCAGTAGGCAGGAAGGGCTATGATTTTTTCACAAGACGTCATGCGGAAATAATTTCTCAGTTCATTGGTTTGGGTGATAGTCCGAATTATAGTCAAGCCAAAGATATAGCCAAGGACGTGATCGGATTATATACCAACGGTGAATTGGATGAGGTTTATCTCATTTATTCCAAATTCATATCGGTTCTGACTCAGGAACCTACCGTTACGAAATTACTGCCCATCGAGCCATCCGCTGAAAAGGCAAACGGCAGTTATCTCTTCGAGCCTGAACCCCAGCAAATGTTGGAACGGCTACTCCCCAGCTATATCGAAAGTCAGATCTTCACTGCTCTCCTGGAAAGCAAGGCAAGTGAAATGGGGGCAAAAATGACCGCGATGGATTCTGCGACGGAGAATGCGAAAGAAATGATCAGCAAACTCACGTTAGCCATGAACAGAGCGCGTCAGGCAGCGATTACTAAGGAAATCACAGAAATCGTAGGGGGAGCTGCGGCTCTGGAGTAG
- the atpD gene encoding F0F1 ATP synthase subunit beta, producing MSKTGKVIQIMGPVVDIEFDPDALPEIYSAIVIKNEEKNMTLTLEVAQHLGNDTVRCIAMSSTDGLTRGVEAINTGAPISVSVGTETLGRMFNVLGDPIDNQPQVQTELKFPIHRQAPPFVEQETTDTMLETGIKVIDLLAPYAKGGKIGLFGGAGVGKTVLIQELINNIATQHGGISVFAGVGERTREGNDLYNEMKDSGVINKMTMVFGQMNEPPGARLRVGLTGLTQAEFFRDEQGQDVLLFIDNIFRFTQAGSEVSALLGRMPSAVGYQPTLATEMGNLQERITSTKKGSITSVQAIYVPADDLTDPAPATAFAHLDAKTVLNRSISEMGIYPAVDPLDSSSQILTPEIVGEEHYTVAREVQKILARYKELLDIIAILGMDELGEDDKIIVNRARRIQIFLSQPFSVAEAFTGMKGKYVPIKETIRSFKEICEGKYDTLPEEAFRYVGTIEEAVEKAKQMGAV from the coding sequence GTGTCGAAAACAGGTAAAGTAATTCAAATCATGGGTCCGGTTGTTGACATCGAATTTGATCCCGATGCGCTGCCGGAAATCTATAGTGCGATTGTGATTAAGAACGAAGAAAAGAACATGACGCTGACGCTGGAAGTTGCCCAACATCTTGGCAACGATACCGTGCGTTGTATCGCGATGTCATCCACAGACGGACTGACCAGAGGGGTCGAAGCCATTAATACCGGAGCACCGATCTCCGTCAGCGTGGGTACGGAGACATTGGGCAGAATGTTCAATGTTCTGGGGGATCCAATCGACAATCAGCCGCAAGTTCAAACCGAACTGAAATTCCCGATCCATCGTCAGGCCCCGCCGTTTGTCGAGCAGGAAACCACCGATACCATGCTGGAAACAGGGATTAAGGTTATTGACTTGCTGGCACCTTATGCCAAAGGCGGTAAAATTGGATTATTCGGCGGAGCCGGTGTCGGCAAGACCGTTTTAATCCAGGAACTCATCAACAACATCGCTACTCAGCACGGCGGTATTTCCGTATTTGCCGGCGTTGGCGAGCGCACACGTGAAGGAAACGATCTCTATAATGAGATGAAGGATTCCGGTGTTATTAACAAGATGACGATGGTGTTCGGTCAGATGAACGAACCCCCCGGAGCCCGTTTAAGAGTAGGACTGACCGGTCTTACCCAGGCAGAATTTTTCCGTGATGAACAGGGACAGGACGTGCTCCTCTTCATCGATAACATTTTCCGTTTTACCCAGGCCGGATCGGAAGTATCCGCACTTCTCGGACGGATGCCGTCGGCGGTAGGTTATCAACCAACCTTGGCTACGGAAATGGGTAATCTGCAGGAACGGATCACATCCACCAAGAAAGGTTCTATTACCTCCGTTCAGGCGATTTATGTGCCGGCGGACGACTTGACGGACCCCGCACCGGCTACCGCGTTTGCCCACTTAGACGCAAAGACGGTTCTTAATCGGTCTATTTCGGAAATGGGGATCTATCCGGCTGTGGATCCGCTGGATTCCAGCTCTCAGATCCTTACACCTGAAATTGTTGGGGAAGAGCATTATACTGTTGCCCGTGAAGTCCAGAAGATTCTTGCACGCTATAAGGAACTATTGGATATTATCGCCATTCTAGGCATGGATGAGTTGGGTGAAGATGACAAGATTATTGTAAACCGGGCCCGCCGCATCCAGATTTTCCTTTCCCAACCGTTCAGTGTGGCCGAAGCCTTTACCGGCATGAAAGGAAAGTATGTCCCGATTAAGGAAACGATCCGGAGCTTTAAGGAAATTTGCGAAGGTAAGTACGATACGTTGCCTGAAGAAGCATTCCGTTATGTCGGAACCATAGAAGAGGCGGTCGAAAAAGCGAAACAAATGGGAGCTGTATAA
- a CDS encoding energy-coupling factor ABC transporter ATP-binding protein: MITINDLHFKYKGSDRFALKNINIDIHPGDFIGIIGSSGAGKSTLTYALNGIVPHHYTGDFYGCVKVNGLDSVEVRPEQLSAFIGSVFQDIDGQMVASIVEDELLFGLENFSVAREEIETRVNDALDTIGIADLRYRSISTLSGGQKQKVAIAAIVALRPDVLLLDEPTGELDPQSSLQIFQMLRKLNRDYGMTVIIVEQKIMLLCEFVNRLVVMHNGEILHQGPVRQVLRNSTDLEHIGINVPRIVTLANELIGKGLYHGELPLNLDDAVRMVNEVIGA, from the coding sequence GTGATCACGATTAACGATCTGCATTTTAAATATAAGGGCAGCGACCGCTTTGCATTAAAAAACATTAATATAGATATTCACCCCGGTGACTTCATCGGTATCATCGGCAGCAGCGGCGCCGGCAAATCAACGCTGACTTACGCACTGAACGGGATCGTTCCCCATCACTACACCGGCGATTTCTATGGGTGTGTGAAAGTCAACGGTCTGGATTCGGTGGAAGTCCGTCCGGAACAGCTTTCTGCCTTTATCGGCAGTGTATTCCAGGATATTGATGGGCAAATGGTTGCTTCAATTGTTGAGGATGAACTGCTGTTTGGTCTTGAGAACTTCAGCGTAGCGCGAGAAGAAATTGAAACCCGAGTCAATGACGCACTCGATACGATCGGTATTGCTGATCTGCGTTACCGCAGCATCAGCACCCTTTCAGGCGGGCAGAAACAAAAGGTCGCAATTGCGGCCATCGTTGCGCTGCGTCCGGACGTGCTGCTGCTGGACGAACCAACCGGCGAACTGGATCCCCAAAGCAGTCTGCAAATTTTTCAAATGCTGCGGAAACTGAATCGAGACTATGGCATGACCGTGATCATCGTGGAACAAAAAATAATGCTGCTATGCGAATTTGTCAATCGTTTGGTTGTCATGCACAATGGGGAAATCCTTCATCAAGGACCCGTGCGGCAGGTACTCCGCAATAGCACGGACCTTGAGCACATTGGTATCAATGTCCCACGCATCGTTACCCTGGCCAATGAGCTAATAGGAAAAGGCCTCTATCACGGTGAGCTGCCCCTTAATCTTGACGATGCCGTGAGAATGGTGAATGAGGTGATTGGCGCATGA
- a CDS encoding WecB/TagA/CpsF family glycosyltransferase, with product MKSATENIFSIDILGVRIDQIDEAGSMNIIRHAVENRKRLRVITANPELIYHAEKDEPLRDMINSADVIVPDGVGVVWAARILGKELKQRVTGIDLAIRILEEGSKNGWRIFLLGSKPGVAQKAATEQSKVFPGVIFASHHGYFTREEEPALLDKIRDFAPDVLLTGLGAPKQEYWNQENNDLAPVKMGVGGSLDVLAGEVKRAPQFFQRWGIEWLYRLISEPSRIRRQVVLPLYLMRVIQQKHRHTGHKET from the coding sequence ATGAAATCAGCCACGGAAAACATTTTCTCCATCGATATCCTGGGGGTGCGGATCGATCAGATCGATGAAGCCGGCAGTATGAACATCATCCGTCATGCTGTAGAAAACAGAAAACGTCTTCGGGTGATCACTGCCAATCCGGAATTGATCTATCACGCTGAGAAAGATGAACCGCTGCGGGATATGATTAATTCAGCCGACGTGATCGTGCCTGATGGGGTCGGGGTCGTTTGGGCCGCGCGGATTCTGGGAAAAGAATTAAAACAAAGAGTAACCGGCATCGATCTTGCGATCCGAATCTTGGAAGAGGGAAGCAAAAATGGGTGGCGGATATTCTTATTAGGATCAAAGCCCGGGGTTGCGCAAAAGGCAGCAACTGAACAAAGTAAGGTCTTCCCGGGTGTTATCTTTGCCAGTCACCACGGCTACTTTACCCGAGAAGAAGAACCCGCGCTATTAGACAAGATCCGAGACTTTGCCCCGGATGTCCTCTTAACGGGACTCGGCGCGCCGAAGCAGGAATACTGGAATCAAGAAAACAACGATCTCGCCCCGGTCAAAATGGGTGTCGGCGGTTCGCTGGACGTCCTAGCAGGCGAAGTCAAGCGTGCCCCGCAGTTCTTCCAGCGATGGGGCATCGAATGGCTGTACCGGCTCATATCTGAGCCATCTCGGATTCGGCGGCAAGTGGTATTGCCTCTGTATCTGATGCGAGTCATCCAACAAAAGCACCGTCACACGGGACACAAAGAAACATAA
- a CDS encoding energy-coupling factor ABC transporter ATP-binding protein, which yields MITFENVCFSYGKSPVICDVSFQINKGDFVAVIGENGAGKSTLSKLCNGLLKPTSGRVTVNGNDTRTTRTSSLAKIIGFLFQNPDRQICQNTISGEIMFGLECVLDDVALRHERCEDMLRQFDFDGMADPFTLSRGDRQRVTLASLLACRPEVLILDEPTTGLDYRECTHIMELIRELNEAGTTIIMVTHDMELVQDYAQRVLVINSGKLIGDGAAKSIMTKLDMLAAASVAPAQIPALALRLGSDFQNVFTVEQMTAIIERKAGEKDVRIPRLCTG from the coding sequence ATGATAACATTTGAAAATGTCTGCTTTAGTTATGGTAAAAGCCCTGTTATCTGCGACGTATCTTTTCAAATCAACAAGGGCGATTTTGTAGCCGTGATCGGCGAAAACGGTGCCGGTAAATCGACGCTGAGCAAGCTCTGCAACGGCCTTCTTAAACCAACATCCGGCCGCGTAACCGTAAACGGCAATGACACCCGCACAACACGCACCAGCAGCCTTGCCAAAATAATCGGGTTCTTATTCCAGAACCCTGACCGACAAATCTGTCAGAATACAATCAGCGGAGAAATCATGTTCGGGCTGGAATGTGTCCTTGATGACGTCGCTTTGCGCCATGAGCGCTGCGAAGATATGCTGCGGCAATTTGATTTTGACGGTATGGCTGATCCCTTTACTCTCAGCCGGGGCGACCGTCAGCGAGTCACGTTGGCATCACTGTTAGCCTGTCGGCCGGAAGTACTGATCCTCGATGAACCGACCACCGGTCTTGACTACCGCGAATGCACCCACATCATGGAACTGATCCGAGAACTGAATGAAGCAGGAACGACAATCATCATGGTTACCCATGATATGGAGCTCGTACAGGATTATGCACAACGCGTGCTGGTGATCAACTCCGGAAAACTCATAGGGGACGGTGCAGCCAAATCAATCATGACAAAATTAGATATGCTGGCGGCAGCCTCCGTTGCCCCTGCTCAGATTCCAGCACTTGCCCTCCGTTTGGGCAGTGATTTCCAGAATGTATTCACGGTGGAACAAATGACAGCCATCATTGAGAGGAAAGCAGGTGAAAAAGATGTCCGGATTCCTAGATTATGTACCGGGTGA
- a CDS encoding F0F1 ATP synthase subunit epsilon produces MAGTFNLVVVAPAGEVLNTEAEFVLAPGAEGELGILANHAPLIANLVIGVVRYTQDGKVEKIAISGGFMEVAQNKVTILADTAERAESIDVDRAEAAKERAEKRLREKQSETDMIRAEVALKRSLARLRATDKL; encoded by the coding sequence ATGGCTGGAACATTTAACCTTGTTGTCGTTGCACCTGCCGGCGAAGTTCTTAATACGGAAGCAGAATTCGTCCTGGCGCCTGGAGCAGAGGGGGAACTGGGTATCTTAGCCAATCACGCTCCGCTCATTGCGAATCTGGTGATCGGCGTTGTCCGCTATACCCAAGACGGCAAAGTGGAAAAAATAGCAATCAGCGGCGGTTTCATGGAAGTTGCCCAAAATAAGGTAACGATTCTGGCTGATACCGCTGAACGTGCGGAGTCTATTGATGTTGACAGGGCAGAAGCTGCCAAAGAACGTGCCGAAAAACGCCTCAGAGAAAAACAGAGCGAGACGGACATGATCCGAGCAGAAGTTGCTTTGAAAAGATCTCTCGCACGGCTTAGAGCAACGGATAAGTTGTAA
- the spoIID gene encoding stage II sporulation protein D, translating to MGQSTNKITAVIMAVIFFLGIVPVAVRYFFDPDEIKNGTTVRVKLSDGHVKEMAIESYLVGVVAAEMPASFEREALKAQAVAARTYVVKKMQSTAESSYDVDTTVKTQAWISNEQMIKNWGIINYVYNRNKILKAVKTTQGLVLSYDGEIIDAFFHSSSGRKNTEKSGDVWSSDRDYLRNVSSGEIRPLRFIQHQKFTSSEFYRLLGFSSTTGGISDDDISVLNRTAAGRVKTLVVRNKIFKGTDIRTKLQLTSTDFEWKTNGTQIEFIAYGKGHGIGMSQYGANDLAQNGDTYTEILGHYYVGAKLKKLY from the coding sequence ATGGGTCAAAGCACAAATAAAATAACGGCTGTAATCATGGCCGTTATCTTCTTTTTGGGGATCGTACCCGTCGCTGTCCGTTATTTTTTTGATCCCGATGAGATTAAAAACGGAACGACAGTCCGAGTCAAATTATCCGACGGCCATGTCAAGGAAATGGCGATTGAAAGCTATTTGGTAGGGGTCGTTGCGGCGGAAATGCCGGCATCGTTTGAGCGGGAAGCATTGAAAGCGCAGGCTGTCGCAGCGCGTACTTACGTTGTTAAAAAGATGCAAAGCACAGCTGAAAGCAGCTATGACGTCGATACCACGGTCAAGACCCAAGCCTGGATTTCTAATGAACAAATGATTAAGAATTGGGGTATAATCAACTATGTCTATAATCGGAATAAGATACTAAAAGCAGTTAAAACGACCCAGGGGCTGGTTCTTAGTTACGATGGTGAGATCATCGATGCGTTTTTCCATAGCAGCAGCGGACGGAAAAACACAGAGAAATCGGGTGATGTCTGGAGTTCGGATCGCGACTATCTAAGGAATGTCTCCTCGGGCGAGATTAGACCGCTTCGTTTCATTCAGCATCAAAAATTTACAAGCAGCGAATTTTATCGGCTCTTGGGTTTCAGCAGCACGACCGGAGGTATCAGCGATGATGATATTTCAGTTCTTAACAGGACAGCAGCAGGGAGGGTCAAAACCTTAGTCGTTCGTAACAAAATATTTAAAGGGACCGACATTCGGACAAAACTGCAACTGACGTCGACAGATTTCGAATGGAAGACGAATGGAACACAAATTGAATTTATTGCATACGGTAAAGGGCACGGCATCGGTATGTCTCAATATGGTGCTAATGATCTTGCTCAAAATGGTGATACCTATACAGAAATACTCGGTCACTATTATGTCGGGGCCAAGCTTAAAAAGCTGTACTGA
- the spoIIID gene encoding sporulation transcriptional regulator SpoIIID has protein sequence MQEHIKRRALDIGNYIIESSCTVRQTAQVFGVSKSTVHKDVTERLPLINSRLSSQVKHILESNKAERHIRGGEATKKKYMQNEE, from the coding sequence ATGCAGGAACATATTAAGAGGAGAGCTTTAGATATAGGCAACTACATAATTGAATCCAGTTGTACAGTAAGGCAAACTGCTCAAGTCTTCGGGGTGAGTAAGTCCACGGTGCATAAAGACGTCACAGAAAGATTGCCGCTCATCAACAGTAGGCTTTCCTCTCAAGTCAAGCATATCCTGGAGAGCAATAAAGCCGAAAGACATATCCGGGGCGGCGAAGCAACAAAGAAGAAATATATGCAAAACGAAGAATAG
- a CDS encoding tryptophan transporter has translation MEMEKRVVVTENEKRKGLNASDLILIGVLLAAGAVLKFFVGTVINFGMKPNFIIAMYCLIILLIKPRLREAAIIGLLAGAICQFFPGQPYINFASELLGAIAMALLTMIPMAIGKFSLKPIVCTFLSTLVSGFTFVGIMYLMYFSGADIKPTPLAAFLVIILGTAAINAVIVQVLYLPLKLALKKG, from the coding sequence ATGGAAATGGAAAAACGAGTTGTTGTCACTGAAAATGAAAAGAGAAAAGGTCTTAACGCTTCAGACCTCATACTCATCGGCGTCTTGTTGGCTGCAGGTGCTGTATTGAAATTCTTCGTGGGTACCGTCATCAACTTTGGCATGAAGCCAAACTTTATTATCGCCATGTATTGTCTGATCATCCTCTTGATCAAACCCCGCTTGCGCGAGGCTGCCATCATCGGTCTCCTGGCTGGTGCTATCTGCCAATTTTTTCCTGGACAGCCCTACATCAATTTTGCCAGCGAATTACTTGGCGCTATAGCCATGGCATTGCTGACAATGATTCCCATGGCTATTGGTAAATTCTCATTAAAACCCATTGTCTGCACCTTTCTCTCCACGCTGGTCAGTGGCTTCACCTTCGTTGGCATTATGTATCTTATGTACTTTTCCGGTGCGGATATCAAACCAACTCCGCTTGCAGCCTTTCTTGTTATTATTTTAGGAACAGCCGCCATTAATGCCGTTATTGTTCAGGTTCTGTATCTTCCGCTAAAACTGGCATTGAAAAAAGGCTAG
- a CDS encoding energy-coupling factor transporter transmembrane component T family protein, which produces MSGFLDYVPGDSFLHRLNPLTKLMLSLVLCVTCFISDLHFYVIGVIALNLLLAASAGVFDRSFRILKALIKFSIVLFILQILFVRDGNVLFSLPLNIVITDKGLSFSMLFVLRLLAATLPLALMLSVTQMNDLSNVLVEQLRIPYKYAFSLMTAIRFIPIFTNEMAGIMEAQTARGVEFDTRNFFKKLRLILPICVPLLISSVKRIEGGAISVELRGFNCRKKGSGYKRYSIKGCDLITMGTSVLLVVMAVIL; this is translated from the coding sequence ATGTCCGGATTCCTAGATTATGTACCGGGTGATTCCTTTCTGCATCGCCTCAATCCATTGACGAAGCTCATGCTTTCACTTGTTTTATGTGTTACTTGTTTTATCAGCGATCTGCATTTCTATGTGATCGGCGTCATTGCTCTGAATCTGCTGCTTGCTGCATCTGCCGGCGTTTTTGACCGATCATTTCGTATTCTTAAGGCATTGATAAAATTTTCTATCGTTTTATTTATCCTGCAGATTCTGTTTGTTCGGGATGGAAACGTCCTGTTCAGCTTACCGCTGAATATTGTGATCACGGACAAAGGTTTGTCATTTTCTATGCTCTTCGTTCTGCGTCTGTTAGCGGCAACACTGCCATTAGCACTGATGCTTTCTGTTACTCAGATGAACGACCTATCCAATGTACTGGTTGAGCAGCTGCGGATACCTTATAAATATGCATTTTCGTTGATGACTGCTATTCGGTTTATTCCTATTTTCACTAATGAAATGGCTGGAATCATGGAAGCACAAACTGCACGCGGCGTAGAATTTGATACACGAAATTTCTTCAAAAAGCTGCGTTTAATATTGCCGATCTGCGTTCCACTCTTGATATCTTCTGTCAAACGCATCGAAGGTGGTGCGATTTCCGTCGAACTACGTGGCTTTAATTGCCGTAAAAAGGGCAGCGGTTATAAGCGCTACAGCATCAAAGGGTGTGACCTGATTACGATGGGCACATCCGTGTTGCTCGTTGTTATGGCGGTTATTCTGTAG
- the mreB gene encoding rod shape-determining protein MreB — MFGTDYGIDLGTASVLVYVKGKGIVLNEPSVVAIDKSSGKKIAVGEDARLMIGRTPGNIMAIRPMRDGVIADYQTTEIMLKYFLKKAGIKTWPFIKNRVVVCIPSGVTEVEERAVKQAASKAGATHVKVVEEPYAAAIGAGLDIFGPEGNLVIDIGGGTTDIAVISLGGIVTKTSIRMGGDRLDESIIRYIRKEYNLMIGERTAEDIKISVGCAIPEGNSENNEIDVRGRDLITGLPKTVTVNSKMTYKAMEEALEVIVAGVKEVLERTPPELAADIMNRGIIMTGGGSMVHSLDVRIARETGLAVMLADNPISCVALGTGKVLDSFK, encoded by the coding sequence ATGTTTGGGACGGACTACGGGATCGATTTAGGGACAGCAAGTGTTTTGGTCTATGTAAAGGGAAAAGGGATTGTTTTGAATGAACCTTCGGTTGTTGCGATTGACAAGAGCAGCGGTAAAAAAATTGCCGTTGGTGAAGATGCCAGACTGATGATTGGGAGAACACCGGGCAATATCATGGCGATTCGGCCAATGCGGGATGGCGTGATTGCCGATTATCAAACGACCGAGATCATGCTGAAATACTTCCTAAAAAAAGCAGGCATAAAGACCTGGCCGTTTATCAAAAACAGAGTGGTTGTCTGTATTCCTTCAGGTGTGACCGAGGTTGAAGAAAGAGCGGTAAAACAGGCTGCATCCAAAGCAGGAGCCACCCATGTCAAAGTCGTTGAGGAACCGTATGCAGCTGCTATCGGTGCTGGACTCGACATCTTCGGACCGGAGGGCAACTTGGTAATCGATATCGGAGGCGGCACCACCGACATTGCCGTGATCAGCTTGGGAGGGATTGTTACTAAGACCAGTATCCGAATGGGCGGCGATCGTCTCGATGAGTCTATCATCCGGTATATTAGGAAAGAATATAATCTGATGATCGGAGAACGAACTGCCGAAGATATCAAGATCAGCGTCGGTTGTGCTATTCCTGAAGGCAACAGCGAAAATAATGAAATTGATGTGCGCGGCCGGGATTTAATCACAGGCCTGCCCAAAACAGTGACCGTCAATTCCAAGATGACATATAAAGCCATGGAAGAAGCTTTGGAAGTGATCGTAGCCGGCGTCAAGGAAGTATTGGAGCGCACGCCGCCCGAACTGGCTGCCGATATCATGAACAGAGGTATTATCATGACTGGCGGTGGTTCCATGGTCCACTCACTGGATGTTCGGATCGCCCGGGAAACCGGTCTGGCGGTCATGCTGGCCGATAATCCGATCTCATGTGTCGCCTTAGGAACAGGAAAGGTTTTGGACAGCTTTAAATGA
- a CDS encoding metal-sensing transcriptional repressor, whose amino-acid sequence METSKVLEHTHAHSHPNKKNVINRLSRMIGHLEGIKRMVDDEVDCSEILIQLSAVRSAINSTGKVILSDHINHCLIHAYEEDDTQVIEKLNDAIDKFLK is encoded by the coding sequence GTGGAAACGAGCAAGGTACTGGAACACACGCATGCTCACTCCCATCCGAATAAAAAAAATGTCATTAATAGATTGTCCCGTATGATCGGGCACCTGGAAGGCATTAAACGCATGGTTGATGATGAGGTCGACTGCAGTGAAATACTAATCCAGCTGTCTGCTGTCAGATCAGCGATCAACAGCACAGGAAAAGTGATATTAAGTGACCATATCAATCATTGCCTGATTCATGCGTATGAAGAAGACGATACCCAGGTGATCGAAAAACTGAATGATGCCATTGATAAATTCTTAAAGTAA
- the murA gene encoding UDP-N-acetylglucosamine 1-carboxyvinyltransferase — MSKFVITGGKELEGKIDISGAKNAVLPIIAASLLTLDKVVLEDAPDLLDVQVMGQVIESLGGKVKRKNKKLYLEIKDVENIEAPYDLINKMRASICIMGPLLARVGRVRISHPGGCAIGSRPINWHIKGLEQLGAQVRMDHGFLDITASRLYGARIYLDFPSVGATENIMMAAAAAEGTTVLENAAQEPEIVDLANFINEMGGKIRGAGTNIIYIEGVKEFHGTSHTIIPDRIEAGTYILMAAACGGEVLIRNVIPVHLASLLAKLDEAGVVYREDGDGIRVIGKGNYHAVDIKTQVHPGFSTDLQAPMLAMLTRAQGTSMVTETVFENRFMHVDELKRMGADIRIEGRSAIVHGVEELHPATVNASDLRAGAGLVLAALTANGTSEVREIHHIERGYENLDAKLRGIGADIFRED; from the coding sequence TTGAGTAAATTTGTCATAACAGGCGGGAAAGAATTAGAAGGGAAAATAGATATCAGTGGAGCCAAAAACGCTGTTTTGCCGATAATTGCAGCTAGCCTGCTGACTTTAGATAAAGTTGTCCTGGAAGATGCACCAGACCTGCTGGATGTTCAGGTCATGGGTCAGGTCATAGAATCTCTTGGAGGCAAAGTAAAAAGGAAAAATAAGAAATTGTATCTTGAAATCAAGGATGTGGAAAATATTGAGGCTCCCTATGATTTGATCAATAAAATGAGAGCTTCAATTTGTATTATGGGGCCGTTGCTTGCCCGTGTCGGCCGAGTCCGCATCTCACATCCTGGTGGCTGCGCGATTGGTTCCAGACCAATAAACTGGCATATTAAGGGATTGGAACAATTAGGGGCCCAAGTCCGAATGGATCACGGTTTTTTAGATATTACCGCGTCCAGACTATACGGAGCCAGGATCTATCTCGATTTTCCGAGTGTCGGTGCCACAGAAAACATCATGATGGCGGCAGCAGCTGCTGAAGGGACTACTGTCCTCGAGAATGCAGCTCAGGAGCCGGAAATCGTTGACTTGGCTAATTTCATTAACGAAATGGGCGGTAAAATACGTGGGGCTGGAACAAATATCATCTATATCGAAGGGGTCAAAGAGTTTCATGGTACTTCTCATACGATCATACCCGACCGAATTGAAGCCGGCACCTATATCTTGATGGCAGCTGCCTGCGGGGGGGAAGTCCTGATTCGTAATGTTATCCCAGTTCATTTGGCATCACTGCTGGCCAAACTGGATGAAGCCGGTGTGGTCTACCGTGAGGATGGCGATGGTATACGCGTTATTGGCAAAGGCAATTACCACGCGGTTGATATCAAAACACAAGTTCATCCTGGTTTTTCCACGGATCTACAGGCACCTATGCTGGCGATGCTGACTCGGGCACAGGGAACATCCATGGTAACGGAAACCGTATTTGAGAATCGTTTCATGCATGTTGATGAACTCAAAAGGATGGGAGCCGATATCCGGATAGAAGGAAGAAGCGCCATCGTTCATGGCGTAGAAGAGCTACACCCCGCGACGGTTAATGCCAGTGATTTACGGGCAGGCGCAGGGCTTGTCCTGGCGGCGCTTACGGCTAATGGAACATCTGAAGTAAGAGAAATCCATCATATTGAAAGAGGTTACGAGAATCTCGACGCAAAACTGCGAGGAATCGGGGCTGACATTTTCAGAGAAGATTAA